One genomic region from Anopheles bellator chromosome 2, idAnoBellAS_SP24_06.2, whole genome shotgun sequence encodes:
- the LOC131208232 gene encoding hormone-sensitive lipase, with protein MDQSATTSNGGYEELQQEQQQQRLMLFDSLIELCRNNISFFESDETETGLRLHGAFVGLIDHIEMAKPLVRMVHGFMHEYDFDPSVPGNGFRSFLYVVECCVSTALKLTRYVMENRSTILFRKAVYVKEVEAYNHLMASLCTCLQHTQTLREWTRDSGDLFPDESHSVEELFATGGIINQYCFYGRCLGFQFCDSIKPLLKFISIGMAGFSEGYYSEGGRLSKATSLMYTSTKYMLDPELRARRIVNISQNSNVDFCKAFWFLAESEMMHSLPSFVGFKVKVNRVITIPPEPIQLPRQAPTDNAPTETVFVDIPIPKSHGGAAPIKARLISAVKRKGMIGERSNSQRSTIHPASRGMVFHCHGGGFVAQSSKSHESYLREWAVTLNVPILSIDYSLAPEAPFPRALEEVFYAYCWALRNCELLGTTGERIILAGDSAGANLNLGCAMKAIELGVRRPDGIFIAYCPVLISFVPSPARMLCLMDPLLPFGFMMRCLKAYACPSREVLEENRKRHEQRLAIVNAGLQMRNNNVVGGSGATATRVAGGGQGEQDDNGNRTPDRSDSGDDNSMWEHLNSVNTVQLQNQHLSPVSDTASDTLALKSQSLGNTIDIISPDESNTITSLEEDSQPITLQQVNLNTERSNITVVDDLDMDMPSDISSEQNTNQYVSDFIERYVLDTTTNAAGEIEPILRPVSRSQSEENIVLDIGREAISVQNLQERVTSAASNFVSKVSSTLNSLTASKPITIGAAQGELQSNLDALIARSPSDEFIFHVPKDSHLSPYWASDDVLSQFPPTKILTVVLDPCLDDCVMFAKRLKSLNRSVSLDILPGLPHGFLNFATISKEAHEGSKQCVQRIAELLEISATAGDDTGPKQGCC; from the exons ATGGACCAAAGCGCAACGACCAGTAACGGTGGCTACGAGGAGCTACAACaggaacagcaacagcagcggttGATGTTGTTCGACTCGCTGATTGAACTTTGCCGCAACAACATAAGCTTCTTCGAGAGCGACGAAACGGAGACCGGATTGCGGTTGCACGGGGCGTTCGTCGGGCTTATCGATCACATTGAGATGGCCAAACCGTTGGTGCGGATGGTGCACGGTTTCATGCACGAGTACGATTTCGACCCGAGCGTACCGGGGAATGGATTCCGGAGCTTTCTGTACGTGGTCGAGTGCTGCGTCTCGACGGCCCTGAAGCTGACCCGCTACGTTATGGAGAACCGGAGCACGATCCTGTTCCGCAAGGCGGTCTACGTGAAGGAAGTGGAAGCGTACAACCATCTGATGGCCAGTCTGTGTACCTGCCTGCAACACACGCAGACGCTGCGCGAGTGGACTCGCGACTCTGGCGACCTGTTCCCGGACGAGTCCCACTCGGTCGAGGAGCTATTCGCGACGGGAGGAATCATCAACCAGTACTGCTTCTACGGTCGGTGTCTGGGTTTTCAGTTTTGTGACTCCATCAAACCGTTGCTAAAGTTCATCTCGATCGGTATGGCCGGCTTTTCGGAGGGCTACTACTCGGAGGGGGGCCGACTGTCCAAGGCCACCAGCCTGATGTACACGAGCACAAAGTACATGCTCGATCCGGAGCTGCGCGCCCGGCGGATCGTCAACATCTCACAAAACTCGAACGTAGACTTTTGCAAAGCGTTTTGGTTTCTGGCCGAATCGGAGATGATGCACTCGCTACCATCGTTCGTGGGGTTCAAAGTGAAGGTGAACCGAGTGATAACGATCCCGCCGGAACCGATTCAGTTGCCTCGACAGGCGCCGACGGACAACGCGCCGACCGAAACCGTTTTCGTGGACATCCCCATTCCGAAGAGTCACGGTGGGGCGGCACCGATCAAGGCTCGGCTCATATCGGCCGTTAAGCGGAAGGGAATGATTGGCGAGCGGAGTAACTCCCAGCGTAGCACCATCCACCCGGCGAGCCGTGGAATGGTATTCCACTGCCATGGTGGAGGATTTGTGGCGCAAAGCTCGAAATCGCACGAATCGTATCTGCGCGAGTGGGCCGTCACGTTAAACGTACCGATCCTTTCGATCGACTACAGCCTCGCGCCGGAAGCACCGTTTCCGCGGGCACTGGAGGAAGTGTTCTACGCGTACTGCTGGGCCTTGCGGAACTGCGAACTGCTTGGAACGACCGGTGAGCGAATCATCTTGGCGGGCGATTCGGCCGGGGCCAACTTGAATCTGGGCTGTGCAATGAAGGCGATTGAGCTGGGAGTCCGTCGACCGGACGGAATATTCATCGCTTACTGTCCGGTGCTGATCAGCTTCGTGCCGAGTCCGGCCCGGATGCTGTGCCTGATGGATCCACTGCTCCCGTTCGGGTTTATGATGCGCTGTCTGAAGGCTTACGCTTGTCCGAGTCGAGAAGTGTTAGAAGAGAATCGGAAACGCCATGAACAGCGGCTGGCGATCGTCAATGCGGGCTTGCAGATGCGTAACAACAACGTTGTCGGAGGTTCGGGAGCCACGGCAACCagggttgctggtggtggacagGGCGAGCAGGACGATAACGGAAACAGAacaccggatcgatcggattcGGGCGATGATAATTCAATGTGGGAACATCTGAACAGCGTCAACACGGTTCAG CTCCAGAACCAGCATCTTAGCCCCGTGAGCGATACCGCCAGCGACACGCTCGCGCTCAAGAGCCAGTCGCTCGGGAACACCATCGACATCATCAGTCCAGACGAGAGCAACACGATCACATCCCTGGAAGAGGATTCACAGCCGATAACGCTACAACAGGTCAACCTTAACACCGAGCGAAGCAACATTACCGTTGTTGACGATCTCGACATGGACATGCCGAGCGATATCAGCTCGGAGCAGAACACGAATCAGTATGTTTCCGATTTTATCGAAAG ATATGTACTTGACACGACCACTAATGCTGCGGGTGAGATTGAACCCATCCTTCGACCGGTTTCACGTTCGCAATCGGAAGAGAACATCGTGCTCGACATCGGCCGAGAAGCAATAAGCGTACAGAATCTACAAGAACG TGTCACCAGTGCAGCGAGTAACTTCGTGAGCAAAGTGTCCAGCACCCTCAACAGCCTAACCGCCTCGAaaccgatcacgatcggcgCTGCGCAGGGTGAGCTGCAGAGCAATCTTGATGCACTGATCGCTCGCAGCCCGTCGGATGAGTTCATCTTTCACGTACCGAAGGATTCCCATCTATCGCCGTACTGGGCCTCCGACGATGTTTTGAGTCAATTTCCTCCAACCAAAATTTTA ACCGTCGTACTGGACCCGTGTCTAGACGATTGTGTGATGTTTGCTAAAAGACTGAAAAGCTTGAACCGATCCGTTTCCCTCGACATTCTGCCGGGGCTACCGCACGGATTTCTCAATTTCGCCACC ATTTCCAAAGAAGCGCACGAAGGATCGAAGCAGTGCGTCCAGCGCATTGCCGAGCTACTCGAAAtttcggccacggccggcgATGATACGGGCCCGAAGCAGGGATGTTGTTAG
- the LOC131212015 gene encoding serine incorporator 1 isoform X3 gives MGAVLGLVSAANLACCCTGTACSLCCSLCPSSLKSNSTATRFMYALMLVLGAIVGAIMLAPGLQDLLKKVPFCANSTSSASHIIPSGETIDCSSAVGYLAVYRICFALVCFFALWAVMMLNVRSSKDPRAALQNGFWGIKFMIVVGIAIGAFFIPETGFGPAWMWVGLIGGFAFILVQLVYIIDFAHNWADAWVSNYEEEESRGWFAALCCATGIQYVLSLTGVVLLYVYFTQSSNCSQNTFFITINMILCVGVSIMSIWPNVQEFQPRSGLLQSSMVTLYTIYLTWSAVANNPDPECNPGFLGIIGEKSNRVHFDKTSIIGLVIWLLCILYSSMRSASNVSRFSDPENDDGSAGHGSSGNEVRDNEEEAVAYNWSLFHVVFITATLYVMMTLTNWYQPNSSLDTLNANAASMWVKIVSSWMCIAIYGWTLIAPMVLSEREFN, from the exons ATGGGAGCAGTCTTGGGTCTGGTATCGGCGGCCAAT CTGGCTTGCTGTTGCACGGGTACGGCGTGCTCTTTGTGTTGCTCGCTATGCCCTTCGTCGCTGAAGTCGAACTCAACGGCCACCCGTTTCATGTACGCTCTGATGTTGGTCCTCGGTGCGATCGTGGGGGCCATCATGCTAGCACCCGGGCTTCAAGATCTACTGAAGAAGGTGCCGTTCTGTGCGAACTCCACTTCATCCGCGTCGCACATTATACCGAGCGGTGAAACGATCGATTGTAGCTCGGCCGTCGGTTACCTGGCTGTGTACCGTATATGTTTTGCGCTCGTGTGCTTCTTTGCCCTCTGGGCGGTCATGATGCTGAACGTGCGCTCATCGAAGGACCCTCGAGCCGCGCTGCAGAACGGGTTCTGGGGTATCAAGTTTATGATCGTTGTCGGCATCGCGATCGGAGCGTTCTTCATCCCGGAGACGGGCTTCGGTCCGGCTTGGATGTGGGTTGGTTTGATCGGTGGTTTCGCGTTCATTCTGGTGCAGCTGGTGTACATAATCGACTTTGCCCACAATTGGGCCGACGCCTGGGTGAGCAACTACGAGGAGGAAGAGTCCCGTGGCTGGTTCGCGGCTCTCTGCTGTGCCACCGGCATCCAGTACGTACTCTCGCTGACCGGCGTGGTGCTGCTGTACGTTTACTTCACGCAATCGTCGAACTGCTCCCAGAATACTTTCTTCATTACGATCAACATGATCTTGTGTGTCGGCGTGAGCATCATGTCCATCTGGCCCAACGTCCAGGAGTTTCAGCCCCGCTCGGGACTGTTGCAAAGTTCGATGGTAACCCTGTACACGATTTATCTAACGTGGTCGGCCGTCGCCAACAATCCGGACCCGGAGTGTAATCCCGGCTTTCTCGGTATCATCGGTGAAAAGTCAAACCGGGTACACTTCGACAAAACGAGCATCATCGGCCTGGTGATCTGGTTGCTGTGCATTCTGTACTCGTCCATGCGTTCGGCTAGCAACGTTTCCCGGTTTTCCGACCCCGAAAA TGACGATGGTTCCGCTGGCCATGGCAGCAGCGGTAATGAGGTTCGTGACAACGAAGAAGAGGCCGTCGCTTATAACTGGTCCCTGTTTCACGTTGTGTTCATTACGGCCACCCTCTACGTAATGATGACCCTTACCAACTGGTATCA ACCAAACTCTTCGCTGGACACTCTCAATGCAAACGCTGCGTCGATGTGGGTGAAGATCGTGTCCAGCTGGATGTGCATCGCCATCTACGGCTGGACACTGATCGCCCCAATGGTGCTCAGTGAACGTGAATTTAACTAG
- the LOC131208635 gene encoding probable N-acetyltransferase san — translation MTRLIAEAKAPGRASIELGDVTHHNLKQLKKINTVVLPVSYNDKFYLDVLESGELAKLAYYNDVVVGAVCSRIDSSENMRRLYIMTLGCLYPYRRLGIGTVMVQHILNCVERDGNFDSIFLHVKVDNKGAIEFYKRFGFEIVETKQHYYKRIEPADAHVLQKTLTKKAAAATAAAASHSASPANQHAEQHDQVAGNGEAEEAARGADRAEAAANANVHNNHSSIQNSTSQQTPPAPEKNR, via the exons ATGACCCG ACTAATTGCCGAGGCGAAAGCCCCTGGCCGAGCTAGCATCGAGCTGGGCGACGTGACGCATCACAACCTGAAGCAGCTGAAAAAGATCAACACCGTGGTCCTGCCGGTATCCTACAACGACAAGTTCTACCTCGACGTACTGGAGTCGGGAGAACTAGCGAAACTTGCCTACTACAATGATGTGGTCGTTGGAGCGGTTTGCTCGCGGATCGATAGCTCCGAGAATATGCGCCGGCTGTACATTATGACCCTCGGATGCCTCTATCCTTACCGGCggctcggcatcggcaccgtCATGGTACAGCACATCCTCAACTGTGTCGAGCGCGACGGTAACTTCGACAGCATCTTTCTGCACGTGAAAGTCGACAACAAGGGGGCGATCGAGTTCTACAAGCGCTTCGGGTTCGAGATCGTGGAAACCAAGCAGCACTACTACAAACGTATCGAACCGGCCGACGCGCACGTGCTGCAGAAGACGCTGACGAAGAAGGCGGCTGCGGCgaccgcggcggccgccagtCACTCAGCATCGCCAGCAAATCAGCACGCGGAACAGCACGACCAGGTGGCGGGCAATGGAGAGGCGGAAGAAGCGGCCCGGGGGGCTGACCGGGCCGAGGCTGCAGCAAACGCCAATGTGCACAACAATCACTCGAGCATCCAGAACTCGACCTCGCAACAAACACCGCCCGCACcggagaaaaatcgataa
- the LOC131212014 gene encoding probable glutamate--tRNA ligase, mitochondrial isoform X1: protein MNIMSGALLRTALPLGLLSAQRTVPGTSCFRLFCNHRSPGVAPASSGDPKQDAQTVRVRFAPSPTGLMHLGGLRTALYNYLYAKAHGGQFVLRIEDTDRERFVKGATEKLYADLKWAGVEPDEDPFKGGPYGPYTQSQRYDIYKREVKKLMEDGRAYYCFCTERRLELLRKEALRLRQVPKYDNKCRHLTPGQVAERLAKNDKFCIRFQLHSKGDEFNDLIFGKIVYFIAQQEGDPVIIKSDGYPTYHFANVVDDHYMRITHVLRGVEWQISTPKHIQLFHAFGWRPPQYAHLPLIMNPNGTKLSKRQGDVHLEHYRNNGTFPQALLNYVTQSGGGFGRELLEIEAPQLPDLVRLFDLSKINANSSRLNPELLKHFNRAEIRYKLENDSAAADQIVRELTEMVRKEFPSQAKQLQLDPEHVREVLTWSLPRIDSLNDLVRGKLSFLWVLPKPSKEKLIDTDILALLAKNLSTETDVPDFCKAELSRFIKAFAERNHLAFEQLMKALRTGLSGLQEGPSVPEMMEILGREKTVQRIVLAAGKRK, encoded by the exons ATGAACATAATGTCTGGTGCACTTTTGAGAACGGCCCTTCCGTTGGGGCTACTTTCGGCGCAGAGGACTGTGCCGGGCACGAGCTGTTTCCGTTTGTTCTGTAACCATCGGTCACCGGGCGTTGCACCGGCTAGTTCCGGCGATCCGAAACAAGATGCGCAAACAGTGCGGGTACGTTTCGCACCCAGTCCCACAG GATTAATGCACCTCGGTGGTCTACGGACGGCATTGTACAACTATCTCTATGCGAAAGCACACGGCGGTCAGTTTGTGCTGCGCATCGAAGACACTGACCGGGAGCGGTTCGTTAAGGGTGCGACAGAGAAGCTGTACGCCGATCTGAAATGGGCCGGCGTCGAGCCGGACGAAGATCCCTTCAAGGGTGGCCCGTACGGTCCGTACACACAAAGCCAGCGCTATGACATCTACAAGCGCGAGGTGAAGAAGTTGATGGAAGATGGGCGCGCTTACTACTGCTTCTGCACCGAGCGGCGCTTGGAGCTGCTGCGAAAGGAGGCGCTACGCTTGCGACAAGTTCCAAAATACGACAATAAGTGTCGCCACCTAACACCCGGCCAGGTTGCCGAGCGTCTGGCGAAGAATGATAAATTCTGCATACGCTTCCAGCTGCACTCGAAGGGCGACGAGTTTAATGATCTCATCTTTGGCAAGATCGTGTACTTTATCGCCCAACAGGAGGGCGATCCGGTGATTATCAAGTCGGACGGCTATCCAACGTACCACTTTGCCAATGTGGTCGACGATCACTACATGCGCATCACACACGTGCTGCGCGGTGTGGAATGGCAGATTTCAACCCCAAAGCACATTCAACTGTTTCACGCGTTTGGCTGGAGACCACCCCAGTACGCCCACCTGCCGTTAATTATGAATCCGAACGGGACGAAGCTTAGCAAGCGGCAGGGAGACGTACACTTGGAGCATTATCGGAATAATGGTACGTTTCCTCAAGCCCTATTAAACTACGTCACACAGAGTGGTGGTGGCTTTGGGCGCGAGCTGCTGGAAATTGAAGCACCGCAGCTGCCGGATCTGGTGCGGCTTTTTGATCTGAGTAAAATCAACGCAAACTCTAGTCGCCTGAACCCGGAACTGCTGAAACACTTCAATCGGGCCGAGATTCGGTACAAGCTAGAGAATGACAGTGCCGCAGCCGATCAAATCGTGCGAGAACTCACGGAAATGGTACGGAAAGAATTTCCCAGTCAAGCCAAACAACTGCAGCTCGATCCTGAGCATGTGCGGGAAGTGCTGACCTGGTCGCTACCTCGGATCGACTCACTGAACGATCTCGTACGAGGCAAACTGTCGTTCCTTTGGGTTCTGCCAAAGCCATCGAAAGAAAAGCTGATCGACACCG ACATTTTAGCGCTGCTGGCCAAAAATCTctccaccgaaaccgacgtACCGGACTTCTGCAAAGCGGAGCTGAGCCGCTTCATCAAGGCATTTGCGGAGCGCAACCATCTTGCATTTGAACAGCTTATGAAAGCACTCCGAACGGGACTGAGCGGACTACAGGAAGGTCCGTCGGTACCGGAAATGATGGAAATTTTGGGTCGCGAAAAGACCGTGCAGCGGATTGTGCTAGCCGCCGGAAAGCGAAAATGA
- the LOC131212014 gene encoding probable glutamate--tRNA ligase, mitochondrial isoform X2 encodes MNIMSGALLRTALPLGLLSAQRTVPGTSCFRLFCNHRSPGVAPASSGDPKQDAQTVRVRFAPSPTGLMHLGGLRTALYNYLYAKAHGGQFVLRIEDTDRERFVKGATEKLYADLKWAGVEPDEDPFKGGPYGPYTQSQRYDIYKREVKKLMEDGRAYYCFCTERRLELLRKEALRLRQVPKYDNKCRHLTPGQVAERLAKNDKFCIRFQLHSKGDEFNDLIFGKIVYFIAQQEGDPVIIKSDGYPTYHFANVVDDHYMRITHVLRGVEWQISTPKHIQLFHAFGWRPPQYAHLPLIMNPNGTKLSKRQGDVHLEHYRNNGTFPQALLNYVTQSGGGFGRELLEIEAPQLPDLVRLFDLSKINANSSRLNPELLKHFNRAEIRYKLENDSAAADQIVRELTEMVRKEFPSQAKQLQLDPEHVREVLTWSLPRIDSLNDLVRGKLSFLWVLPKPSKEKLIDTALLAKNLSTETDVPDFCKAELSRFIKAFAERNHLAFEQLMKALRTGLSGLQEGPSVPEMMEILGREKTVQRIVLAAGKRK; translated from the exons ATGAACATAATGTCTGGTGCACTTTTGAGAACGGCCCTTCCGTTGGGGCTACTTTCGGCGCAGAGGACTGTGCCGGGCACGAGCTGTTTCCGTTTGTTCTGTAACCATCGGTCACCGGGCGTTGCACCGGCTAGTTCCGGCGATCCGAAACAAGATGCGCAAACAGTGCGGGTACGTTTCGCACCCAGTCCCACAG GATTAATGCACCTCGGTGGTCTACGGACGGCATTGTACAACTATCTCTATGCGAAAGCACACGGCGGTCAGTTTGTGCTGCGCATCGAAGACACTGACCGGGAGCGGTTCGTTAAGGGTGCGACAGAGAAGCTGTACGCCGATCTGAAATGGGCCGGCGTCGAGCCGGACGAAGATCCCTTCAAGGGTGGCCCGTACGGTCCGTACACACAAAGCCAGCGCTATGACATCTACAAGCGCGAGGTGAAGAAGTTGATGGAAGATGGGCGCGCTTACTACTGCTTCTGCACCGAGCGGCGCTTGGAGCTGCTGCGAAAGGAGGCGCTACGCTTGCGACAAGTTCCAAAATACGACAATAAGTGTCGCCACCTAACACCCGGCCAGGTTGCCGAGCGTCTGGCGAAGAATGATAAATTCTGCATACGCTTCCAGCTGCACTCGAAGGGCGACGAGTTTAATGATCTCATCTTTGGCAAGATCGTGTACTTTATCGCCCAACAGGAGGGCGATCCGGTGATTATCAAGTCGGACGGCTATCCAACGTACCACTTTGCCAATGTGGTCGACGATCACTACATGCGCATCACACACGTGCTGCGCGGTGTGGAATGGCAGATTTCAACCCCAAAGCACATTCAACTGTTTCACGCGTTTGGCTGGAGACCACCCCAGTACGCCCACCTGCCGTTAATTATGAATCCGAACGGGACGAAGCTTAGCAAGCGGCAGGGAGACGTACACTTGGAGCATTATCGGAATAATGGTACGTTTCCTCAAGCCCTATTAAACTACGTCACACAGAGTGGTGGTGGCTTTGGGCGCGAGCTGCTGGAAATTGAAGCACCGCAGCTGCCGGATCTGGTGCGGCTTTTTGATCTGAGTAAAATCAACGCAAACTCTAGTCGCCTGAACCCGGAACTGCTGAAACACTTCAATCGGGCCGAGATTCGGTACAAGCTAGAGAATGACAGTGCCGCAGCCGATCAAATCGTGCGAGAACTCACGGAAATGGTACGGAAAGAATTTCCCAGTCAAGCCAAACAACTGCAGCTCGATCCTGAGCATGTGCGGGAAGTGCTGACCTGGTCGCTACCTCGGATCGACTCACTGAACGATCTCGTACGAGGCAAACTGTCGTTCCTTTGGGTTCTGCCAAAGCCATCGAAAGAAAAGCTGATCGACACCG CGCTGCTGGCCAAAAATCTctccaccgaaaccgacgtACCGGACTTCTGCAAAGCGGAGCTGAGCCGCTTCATCAAGGCATTTGCGGAGCGCAACCATCTTGCATTTGAACAGCTTATGAAAGCACTCCGAACGGGACTGAGCGGACTACAGGAAGGTCCGTCGGTACCGGAAATGATGGAAATTTTGGGTCGCGAAAAGACCGTGCAGCGGATTGTGCTAGCCGCCGGAAAGCGAAAATGA
- the LOC131212015 gene encoding serine incorporator 1 isoform X2, which yields MGAVLGLVSAANLACCCTGTACSLCCSLCPSSLKSNSTATRFMYALMLVLGAIVGAIMLAPGLQDLLKKVPFCANSTSSASHIIPSGETIDCSSAVGYLAVYRICFALVCFFALWAVMMLNVRSSKDPRAALQNGFWGIKFMIVVGIAIGAFFIPETGFGPAWMWVGLIGGFAFILVQLVYIIDFAHNWADAWVSNYEEEESRGWFAALCCATGIQYVLSLTGVVLLYVYFTQSSNCSQNTFFITINMILCVGVSIMSIWPNVQEFQPRSGLLQSSMVTLYTIYLTWSAVANNPDPECNPGFLGIIGEKSNRVHFDKTSIIGLVIWLLCILYSSMRSASNVSRFSDPEKQATLSDDGSAGHGSSGNEVRDNEEEAVAYNWSLFHVVFITATLYVMMTLTNWYQPNSSLDTLNANAASMWVKIVSSWMCIAIYGWTLIAPMVLSEREFN from the exons ATGGGAGCAGTCTTGGGTCTGGTATCGGCGGCCAAT CTGGCTTGCTGTTGCACGGGTACGGCGTGCTCTTTGTGTTGCTCGCTATGCCCTTCGTCGCTGAAGTCGAACTCAACGGCCACCCGTTTCATGTACGCTCTGATGTTGGTCCTCGGTGCGATCGTGGGGGCCATCATGCTAGCACCCGGGCTTCAAGATCTACTGAAGAAGGTGCCGTTCTGTGCGAACTCCACTTCATCCGCGTCGCACATTATACCGAGCGGTGAAACGATCGATTGTAGCTCGGCCGTCGGTTACCTGGCTGTGTACCGTATATGTTTTGCGCTCGTGTGCTTCTTTGCCCTCTGGGCGGTCATGATGCTGAACGTGCGCTCATCGAAGGACCCTCGAGCCGCGCTGCAGAACGGGTTCTGGGGTATCAAGTTTATGATCGTTGTCGGCATCGCGATCGGAGCGTTCTTCATCCCGGAGACGGGCTTCGGTCCGGCTTGGATGTGGGTTGGTTTGATCGGTGGTTTCGCGTTCATTCTGGTGCAGCTGGTGTACATAATCGACTTTGCCCACAATTGGGCCGACGCCTGGGTGAGCAACTACGAGGAGGAAGAGTCCCGTGGCTGGTTCGCGGCTCTCTGCTGTGCCACCGGCATCCAGTACGTACTCTCGCTGACCGGCGTGGTGCTGCTGTACGTTTACTTCACGCAATCGTCGAACTGCTCCCAGAATACTTTCTTCATTACGATCAACATGATCTTGTGTGTCGGCGTGAGCATCATGTCCATCTGGCCCAACGTCCAGGAGTTTCAGCCCCGCTCGGGACTGTTGCAAAGTTCGATGGTAACCCTGTACACGATTTATCTAACGTGGTCGGCCGTCGCCAACAATCCGGACCCGGAGTGTAATCCCGGCTTTCTCGGTATCATCGGTGAAAAGTCAAACCGGGTACACTTCGACAAAACGAGCATCATCGGCCTGGTGATCTGGTTGCTGTGCATTCTGTACTCGTCCATGCGTTCGGCTAGCAACGTTTCCCGGTTTTCCGACCCCGAAAAGCAAG CCACCCTCAGTGACGATGGTTCCGCTGGCCATGGCAGCAGCGGTAATGAGGTTCGTGACAACGAAGAAGAGGCCGTCGCTTATAACTGGTCCCTGTTTCACGTTGTGTTCATTACGGCCACCCTCTACGTAATGATGACCCTTACCAACTGGTATCA ACCAAACTCTTCGCTGGACACTCTCAATGCAAACGCTGCGTCGATGTGGGTGAAGATCGTGTCCAGCTGGATGTGCATCGCCATCTACGGCTGGACACTGATCGCCCCAATGGTGCTCAGTGAACGTGAATTTAACTAG
- the LOC131212015 gene encoding serine incorporator 1 isoform X1 has product MGAVLGLVSAANLACCCTGTACSLCCSLCPSSLKSNSTATRFMYALMLVLGAIVGAIMLAPGLQDLLKKVPFCANSTSSASHIIPSGETIDCSSAVGYLAVYRICFALVCFFALWAVMMLNVRSSKDPRAALQNGFWGIKFMIVVGIAIGAFFIPETGFGPAWMWVGLIGGFAFILVQLVYIIDFAHNWADAWVSNYEEEESRGWFAALCCATGIQYVLSLTGVVLLYVYFTQSSNCSQNTFFITINMILCVGVSIMSIWPNVQEFQPRSGLLQSSMVTLYTIYLTWSAVANNPDPECNPGFLGIIGEKSNRVHFDKTSIIGLVIWLLCILYSSMRSASNVSRFSDPEKQDLTATLSDDGSAGHGSSGNEVRDNEEEAVAYNWSLFHVVFITATLYVMMTLTNWYQPNSSLDTLNANAASMWVKIVSSWMCIAIYGWTLIAPMVLSEREFN; this is encoded by the exons ATGGGAGCAGTCTTGGGTCTGGTATCGGCGGCCAAT CTGGCTTGCTGTTGCACGGGTACGGCGTGCTCTTTGTGTTGCTCGCTATGCCCTTCGTCGCTGAAGTCGAACTCAACGGCCACCCGTTTCATGTACGCTCTGATGTTGGTCCTCGGTGCGATCGTGGGGGCCATCATGCTAGCACCCGGGCTTCAAGATCTACTGAAGAAGGTGCCGTTCTGTGCGAACTCCACTTCATCCGCGTCGCACATTATACCGAGCGGTGAAACGATCGATTGTAGCTCGGCCGTCGGTTACCTGGCTGTGTACCGTATATGTTTTGCGCTCGTGTGCTTCTTTGCCCTCTGGGCGGTCATGATGCTGAACGTGCGCTCATCGAAGGACCCTCGAGCCGCGCTGCAGAACGGGTTCTGGGGTATCAAGTTTATGATCGTTGTCGGCATCGCGATCGGAGCGTTCTTCATCCCGGAGACGGGCTTCGGTCCGGCTTGGATGTGGGTTGGTTTGATCGGTGGTTTCGCGTTCATTCTGGTGCAGCTGGTGTACATAATCGACTTTGCCCACAATTGGGCCGACGCCTGGGTGAGCAACTACGAGGAGGAAGAGTCCCGTGGCTGGTTCGCGGCTCTCTGCTGTGCCACCGGCATCCAGTACGTACTCTCGCTGACCGGCGTGGTGCTGCTGTACGTTTACTTCACGCAATCGTCGAACTGCTCCCAGAATACTTTCTTCATTACGATCAACATGATCTTGTGTGTCGGCGTGAGCATCATGTCCATCTGGCCCAACGTCCAGGAGTTTCAGCCCCGCTCGGGACTGTTGCAAAGTTCGATGGTAACCCTGTACACGATTTATCTAACGTGGTCGGCCGTCGCCAACAATCCGGACCCGGAGTGTAATCCCGGCTTTCTCGGTATCATCGGTGAAAAGTCAAACCGGGTACACTTCGACAAAACGAGCATCATCGGCCTGGTGATCTGGTTGCTGTGCATTCTGTACTCGTCCATGCGTTCGGCTAGCAACGTTTCCCGGTTTTCCGACCCCGAAAAGCAAG ATCTTACAGCCACCCTCAGTGACGATGGTTCCGCTGGCCATGGCAGCAGCGGTAATGAGGTTCGTGACAACGAAGAAGAGGCCGTCGCTTATAACTGGTCCCTGTTTCACGTTGTGTTCATTACGGCCACCCTCTACGTAATGATGACCCTTACCAACTGGTATCA ACCAAACTCTTCGCTGGACACTCTCAATGCAAACGCTGCGTCGATGTGGGTGAAGATCGTGTCCAGCTGGATGTGCATCGCCATCTACGGCTGGACACTGATCGCCCCAATGGTGCTCAGTGAACGTGAATTTAACTAG